The following proteins are encoded in a genomic region of Diabrotica virgifera virgifera chromosome 1, PGI_DIABVI_V3a:
- the LOC114324458 gene encoding dynein axonemal assembly factor 6: protein MSMDFCDIQKLTELFNPQRNNSDSEDEAEECKDNKITKIEKQNNEVQNKINPYSKIETNEDKNKLLSPEYVDELEEQNGEGTVKQDWKKAPVWDITYKQQVTASDVFLQMGFKNPTTASCEDMIVSVHLPGDSHYNMDLKIQKESLIIISPNYYLDLRLPHPVDPQQGNAKWNNDTEKLVITLRMDRELDLVNF from the exons ATGTCGATGGACTTTTGTGATATTCAAAAACTTACAGAGCTATTTAATCCCCAACGGAATAATTCCGATTCTGAAGATGAAGCTGAGGAATGTAAAGATAATAAAATAA CTAAAATCGAGAAGCAAAATAATGaagtacaaaataaaataaatccgTACAGTAAAATAGAAACAAACGAAGATAAAAACAAACTGTTGAGTCCAGAATATGTTGACGAATTAGAAGAACAAAATGGAGAAGGTACAGTAAAGCAAGATTGGAAGAAGGCGCCAGTGTGGGATATAACGTATAAACAACAAGTTACAGCATCTGATGTATTTTTACAG ATGGGATTTAAAAATCCTACCACAGCAAGCTGCGAAGATATGATAGTATCCGTTCATCTGCCTGGTGATAGCCACTACAATATGGatctaaaaatacaaaaagaaagcTTGATTATAATTTCGCCCAACTATTACTTGGATTTGCGCTTACCTCATCCAGTCGATCCACAACAAGGAAACGCGAAGTGGAACAACGACACAGAAAAATTAGTAATAACTTTAAGAATGGATCGTGAATTAGATCttgtgaatttttaa